One genomic region from Clostridium saccharobutylicum DSM 13864 encodes:
- a CDS encoding FAD:protein FMN transferase has protein sequence MNTINIQLLILVGLVGVILIIVFVTGKRSKDTITKTNYVLGTMVNLRAYGANANNAIEKSIERLNNIDDKMSVFKENSEISKINSKAGISMEKVSKDTYYVIKKAVEYSKILEGTFDPTIRPLVSLWNIGKGDEKIPGKYQIEERLKLVNYNDVILDDNNSSIMLKKIKQALDVGGIAKGFAADEVRDIFYKYKIKSALIDLGGNIFALGSKENGEPWRVGIQNPFEPRGEHIGILNIKNKSVVTSGNYERYFIKKGKMFHHILDPRTGYPSQSKIISATIISDNSIDGDGLSTGVYILGIDKAINIIECMNGIEAIFITEDKKIYTTSGVSDELFTLTNNEFSITNLNL, from the coding sequence ATAAATACAATAAATATTCAATTGTTAATATTGGTAGGCTTAGTAGGAGTAATTTTGATAATTGTATTTGTTACTGGGAAACGCAGTAAAGATACAATAACAAAGACTAATTATGTTCTTGGAACTATGGTAAATCTAAGAGCATATGGTGCAAATGCTAATAATGCAATTGAAAAGAGTATTGAAAGATTAAATAATATTGATGATAAAATGTCAGTATTTAAAGAAAATAGTGAAATATCAAAAATAAATTCTAAAGCTGGCATTTCAATGGAAAAAGTAAGTAAGGATACTTATTATGTAATAAAAAAGGCAGTGGAATATAGCAAAATATTAGAAGGAACTTTTGATCCAACTATAAGGCCATTAGTAAGTCTTTGGAATATAGGAAAAGGAGACGAGAAAATTCCAGGAAAATATCAAATAGAAGAAAGATTAAAGCTTGTAAATTATAATGATGTCATTTTAGATGATAATAATAGTTCAATAATGTTAAAAAAAATAAAACAAGCTCTTGATGTTGGAGGTATAGCTAAAGGATTTGCGGCTGATGAAGTTAGAGATATTTTTTATAAATATAAAATTAAAAGTGCATTGATTGATTTAGGAGGAAATATCTTTGCTCTTGGAAGTAAAGAAAATGGTGAACCTTGGAGAGTAGGAATTCAAAATCCATTTGAACCTCGAGGAGAACATATTGGAATATTAAATATAAAAAATAAGTCAGTAGTTACATCTGGTAATTATGAGAGGTACTTTATAAAGAAAGGAAAAATGTTTCATCATATACTTGATCCTAGAACAGGATATCCATCACAAAGCAAAATTATAAGTGCAACCATAATATCTGATAACTCGATTGATGGAGATGGGTTATCAACAGGTGTTTACATTCTTGGAATTGATAAAGCAATTAATATTATAGAATGTATGAATGGAATTGAAGCAATATTTATTACAGAAGATAAAAAAATATATACAACAAGTGGGGTTAGTGATGAACTTTTTACATTAACAAATAACGAATTTTCAATAACCAACTTAAATTTGTAA